The following DNA comes from Spirulina major PCC 6313.
AACGGCGGCGGGGGTGCTGGTGGTGGCGATGGGGATGTGTGTGGGGTCGGCCTTGTTCGCGATCCAAAAAGTGACGCGGGTTGATCCGGCGATCGTCTTTAAGGCTTAGGGGCGATCGCAGTTTAGGGCTTTTGTTCGGGGGGCGATTCTCGTTCGGGGGCGATCGCATCCCGTTCCGTGCGCACCCATTGGGCTTCGGGGCGGACGAGAAAGCGAAAATAGAGGGGGATTTTCCAGAGAATGTAAAACGGGATTGAGAGGAGGGTGAGGGCGGGGAGATCTTGGCGGCCAAACTTGAGCCAGGCAGCGAGGATGGCCGTGAGCAGCAACAGACCCGCGATCGCCCCCAGTCCCACCGGCCAGATCCACAGCCACCCGATCGCCCACAGGCCTAGGGAAACCCCCATCATCCCCACCCAGATCACCACCAATAACGACAACGGCGGCACTGCCAACTCTAGCCCCAAGGTGAGCAGGTCTAAGCGGCCTTGTTTGACCCCAGCAGCCAAGAGTTGGGGGACAAAGGTGGTGAGGGTGTGGAGGTGGCCATGTTCCCAGCGGGTGCGTTGGCTGGTGGCGGCGGCGGCTTGGCTGGGGAGTCGGCCTAAAACGAGGGTGGTGGGGCAAAATTGGGGCGGATGGCCGGCGATCGCTAAATCCAATCCCAATTTCATATCTTCGACAATTTCCCCACTGGCCAAATCCACCGAACGAATCACCGCCCAGGGAAACGCCATCCCCGTCCCCGTCAACAGGCAGGATTGCCCCCCTTGCCACAACCCCAAGGGCCGCACCAAATTTTTCACCTTAAACGCAAAGGCCGACACCGCATCTTTGGCCTGGGGGTGGTCGGGTTTTGCCATCAAATAGAGGGACTGAATCGGGCGATTCAACCCTTGGGCTTGGGCGGCAATTTGTTTCACCGTGCCCGGTTGCACATCGCAATCCGCGTCAATCATCACCACCACCGCCGGGGGATCGGGGGCGAGATGTTGCAAGCCAAAATCCAGGGCATAGCCTTTGCCCCGTTGCTGCTCATTGTGGCGTTCGAGCACCGTCACCCCTAGATTCTGGGCAATGTCGGCGGTGTCATCGCTGCAATTGTCCGCCACCACGACAATCTGCGCCGGATCATCCACCTCCGGCAGGAGTTGGGCGAGGGTGTGACGAATGCCCAACGCTTCGTTGTGGGCGGGAATCAGGATCGCCGTGGCGGGCATGGCGAGGGTGGGGCTGAGGGGAGTGGCACGAGCGGCGATCGCGGCTAAACATTCCAACCACAACACCCCGCAGAGCAGCAAAATCCCTGCCATGGCCACCATCATCACGCCTGAAAGTATTCCGATTATCATGGTCAATCCCTGTTAAAAATTAGGTTGCGATCGCCCCACCGCCCAGAGTCACAGCAGCCCAAGACTCAGGGGCGCTTTACTGTTCCGGCGATCCTGTCCAAAAACCGGAGACTAAACACTTTGGGCGGCGGCTTGGAGGTCGCGGATTGAAAAAATCGCTTCAAACTCTAAATCATTGGCAGCGTAACAGGCCTGGCCCCCCTGTTCACGATCCACTAACGCCATAATTTTAGTCACGGTATAGCCCGCATTGCGCAAGTGTTCCACCGCTTGCAGTGCCGATTGACCCGTCGTGACCACATCTTCGAGCACCACCACATTTGCCCCAGTCGGGAGATTCGGGCCTTCGATGTAGGCCTTGGTGCCGTGCCCTTTCGGGTGTTTGCGCACGATCAAGGCGGGGATCGGGCGGGCTTCGAGTTCTGAAACTAAACTCACGGCCGTCACCATGGGGTCAGCCCCCAGGGTGAGACCGCCCACGCCATGGGTGTCGGGGGGCAACATCGCCCAGAGGAGTCGCCCGACAGTTAAAGCACCATCGGCGCGGAGGGTGACTTGCTTGCTGTTGATGTAGTAGGTACTTTTTTGGCCGGAGGAGAGGACAAAATCACCTTCTTGATAGGCAAATTGGAGGAGGAGATCGAGGAGGTGTTGGCGCAGTTCAGCGATCGCAGTGGTCATGATCCCAAGTGATTTCAAAACAATGGTGTATTCTCAGTAAACCGCAAACCGGAGCGGAATGGGAACGCAGCAATCTCGCCCCTTGTTCCCTACCAACTACCAGAGAGTATTGCGGTGCTCCGCACCCGAAAGGCTTCACGGCCAAAATAGCCAGAGTCGTTAAACGAGCGTCTGGCTATTATGTGATGCTCTTATTCCAAGTCAAGGATGTTGCCATTAAAGAGGTAGTCCCCTGTTATGACCTCGACCGCTGAAAAACCCTCTCAGTCAAGACTTCGACTTCTACATCTCAACTTTTGTCAGTCAACCAGAGCTTCTAGGGAATTGACGTACTCCCCCGCATAAATGACGGGGGATTCTGGGTTCAGACAGCAATTGCAGGCGTAGCCCGTCTTATCTTGCCTAGCCCAATGGACAACGCCCTGCCCATAAGGTGCTCACCCCGGAATTTTACTTCGCGCTAGCGAACGCTTTTATTGTATCACCACCGAATCAATTCGGTTATTCGCTTATATCCCCCAAATAAAATTCAGGGGGCTTTACGCATCACGCTCGTAATCACCTTTGTCCCATGAAAGACTGTTTGGTGGTTGCTTCTCCTGCTATTGGGGATGGTTGCGATGGTAATAGGCGTAGCTCACTGGGTTAATACTCAAGATTTGATGCAAACATCAAAGTATGCTTCTTGTCCTGGCGTGACATCCAGAGCGCAACGGAATGTTAACGTGCAGTCAACTCAAACCGCATCCCCAACAACGGGCTTTCCCAGCCCTGCATTTTTGGAATCACTGAGAGTGTGCCCCCTTCACCCCGCTGCCGCCCCTTGAGCAGGATGTGGTTAGGATCGAACAAGTAATGATTGACTGGACGCTACGTTTCTTGCTCCTGCTTAACTTTTTTTGTGAACCGTCTCTCGCTGATCACAAGCGATCGCAAAATCCAGGCGATCGCACATTATCCCTTGATATCCTCTAGGGCCATAAAACGGGACAAAATACAACCCCAGATCGAGACGACTTGCGATCGCTGACCGCTATATATATTTATTTATTACTGATCACAAGCGATCGCAGATGAGTGCGATCGCCCATCGTCTCACCCGTGACTTTCCCCCTGAACCCAATCCATCTAGCCGCCCGTGGAGCGAATTGGGTATCCTTGAGGGGTCATCTCGGATCTGTGATTGCGCTGCGCCATGCCCTACACCGTTGCTGAAATTCAAACCTTTCTGGGACAACGCACCCCCTTTCGTCAACTTCCCCCCGAAGCCCAGCGCACCCTGATGGCACAGATTCGCCCCCTCCGGTATCGCATGGGGCAAACCCTCCTGATTCGTGACCAAATTCCCCCGCACATCATCATGCTCTACGAAGGGCAAGTGCGGCTGATTGGTTACGATGCCACCACCAAGCTTCCTCTCACCCTCCAACGCCTCGAAGCTGGGGATCTGGTGGGGTGGGTGAGTTTGTTGCGGGGGATTTCCTGCGAAACGGCGATCGCATCGACGGAAACCGTCGCCCTCACCCTCGCCGCCGAGCCATTTTTCGCCCTCCTCAATCAATACCCCGACTTTGCCCACCAGTTCCATCATCAGACGGCGATCGCTGAAATCTTCGATCTCCTCTGTCGTCGCCCCATCCCCAACCTCACCGACAGCAACGCCCTCAAAACCCTCGTCCTCCAAGCATCCCGCAACGCCCAAGTCTGTAGCCTCCCCCCCGGTCGCCACCTCCTCGACGCAGAACCCGCCCACGTCCTCCAATACCCCAACCTCCTTTGGTTTGTCAGTGGCGGCGGTCAAGTCACCCATTTTAAACCCGGCTATCCCCTCCACCTCTCGCCCCAACAGCGCAGCCTCGAAGTTGTCGGCAACTATCCCGCCCGCTTAATCGGTATCCAAGAGGCGGATCTAATCCTGACGATGCCAGAAGCGATCGCCCCCAGCCCTTCCCCCACTACCGACCCCGACACGATCACCCTGCCAGACACCCCGGCCGCCATCCCCTACGCCGAAGCATCCTCCCCCCAATCCTCCCCCTCCGAGCCGCCCCCCACCGCTGCCCCACCCCCGCCGCCCCCGTCCCGCCAATCCTATCCCCACGTCAAAGGCGGCTCCCAACTAGATGCAGCGGTGGCCTGCTTCCAGATGTTGAGCCAACATTTTCGGATGCCCTTCCGCCGCGAAGTGATTCAGCGCGTCCTCGCCGATCAGATCCAGCGACAGGGAAACCTATCCCTCTATAACTGCGGTTCAGTGGCGGAATTGATGGGATTAAACGCCCAATTAGTCAATATTCCCGCCAGTGCCCTGATGCGCCTTGAAGGGCCCGCCCTCGTTCAGTGGCAAGACCGGCTCGCAGTGCTCTATGAGATCAGCGATCGCCTCATCGTCATCGGTGCGCCGGAAATCGGCATTCTCCGCCGCAAACCGAAAGACTTCCTCGAAGCCTGGGATCAAGTGGGGCAAGTGCTGCTGATTCGCCCCTCAAAATATACCCCCCAAGAACGGTTTGGCCTGAGTTGGTTTCTGCCCGTTTTATGGAAATATAAAGGAGTTTTATTAGAAGTCTTTGTCGCGTCGTTTTTTGTGCAACTTTTTGCCTTAGCGAATCCCTTAATTATTCAGGTGATTATTGATAAGGTGATTGTCCAAAACAGTGCCGAAACGTTGCAAGTGTTGGGGATTTTTCTCCTCGGTGTGGCAATTTTTGAATTCATCCTCAGTACGGTACGCACCTATCTGTTTGTCGATACCACCAACCGGATTGATATGTCCCTGGGGTCAGAAATTATTGACCACTTGTTACGGTTACCCCTGCGCTATTTTGATCGCCGCCCGGTGGGGGAATTATCAAGCCGAGTCAACGAGTTGGAAAATATTCGTTCATTCTTAACGGGGACAGCCTTAACCGTAGTTTTAGATGCGATCTTTTCGGTAATTTACATAGCCGTGATGTTTTTCTACAGTTGGAAACTGTCACTAATGGCGTTGTCGATCCT
Coding sequences within:
- a CDS encoding glycosyltransferase family 2 protein, coding for MIIGILSGVMMVAMAGILLLCGVLWLECLAAIAARATPLSPTLAMPATAILIPAHNEALGIRHTLAQLLPEVDDPAQIVVVADNCSDDTADIAQNLGVTVLERHNEQQRGKGYALDFGLQHLAPDPPAVVVMIDADCDVQPGTVKQIAAQAQGLNRPIQSLYLMAKPDHPQAKDAVSAFAFKVKNLVRPLGLWQGGQSCLLTGTGMAFPWAVIRSVDLASGEIVEDMKLGLDLAIAGHPPQFCPTTLVLGRLPSQAAAATSQRTRWEHGHLHTLTTFVPQLLAAGVKQGRLDLLTLGLELAVPPLSLLVVIWVGMMGVSLGLWAIGWLWIWPVGLGAIAGLLLLTAILAAWLKFGRQDLPALTLLSIPFYILWKIPLYFRFLVRPEAQWVRTERDAIAPERESPPEQKP
- the pyrE gene encoding orotate phosphoribosyltransferase — protein: MTTAIAELRQHLLDLLLQFAYQEGDFVLSSGQKSTYYINSKQVTLRADGALTVGRLLWAMLPPDTHGVGGLTLGADPMVTAVSLVSELEARPIPALIVRKHPKGHGTKAYIEGPNLPTGANVVVLEDVVTTGQSALQAVEHLRNAGYTVTKIMALVDREQGGQACYAANDLEFEAIFSIRDLQAAAQSV
- a CDS encoding peptidase domain-containing ABC transporter codes for the protein MPYTVAEIQTFLGQRTPFRQLPPEAQRTLMAQIRPLRYRMGQTLLIRDQIPPHIIMLYEGQVRLIGYDATTKLPLTLQRLEAGDLVGWVSLLRGISCETAIASTETVALTLAAEPFFALLNQYPDFAHQFHHQTAIAEIFDLLCRRPIPNLTDSNALKTLVLQASRNAQVCSLPPGRHLLDAEPAHVLQYPNLLWFVSGGGQVTHFKPGYPLHLSPQQRSLEVVGNYPARLIGIQEADLILTMPEAIAPSPSPTTDPDTITLPDTPAAIPYAEASSPQSSPSEPPPTAAPPPPPPSRQSYPHVKGGSQLDAAVACFQMLSQHFRMPFRREVIQRVLADQIQRQGNLSLYNCGSVAELMGLNAQLVNIPASALMRLEGPALVQWQDRLAVLYEISDRLIVIGAPEIGILRRKPKDFLEAWDQVGQVLLIRPSKYTPQERFGLSWFLPVLWKYKGVLLEVFVASFFVQLFALANPLIIQVIIDKVIVQNSAETLQVLGIFLLGVAIFEFILSTVRTYLFVDTTNRIDMSLGSEIIDHLLRLPLRYFDRRPVGELSSRVNELENIRSFLTGTALTVVLDAIFSVIYIAVMFFYSWKLSLMALSILPVFVISTLIFSPLIRRQLRHKAERNAQTQSHLVEVMSGIQTVKAQNIELRSRWRWQEYYARYVSAGFKTVQTSTLANSASTFLNKVSGLLVLWGGAYLVLEGDLSLGQLIAFRIIASYVTSPLLRMAQLWQNFQEMGLSLERLGDILDNPQEGEADRGNIPMPEVQGQVKYENVSFRFKKQGALQLVNVNLEIPAGSFVGIVGKSGAGKSTLTKLLVRLYDLEGGRILLDGYDVAKVELYSLRRQIGVVPQDPLLFDGTVQENIAMNNPEASSDEVIEAAKVAAAHDFIMELPSGYNTRVGERGASLSGGQRQRIAIARTVLQRPAFLVLDEATSALDYPTEQQVCSNLAQAFRDRTVLFITHRLSTVQQADRIVMMDAGSVVEVGTHAELVALQGRYCALYQQQGARTLG